One genomic segment of Desulfovulcanus ferrireducens includes these proteins:
- a CDS encoding UbiX family flavin prenyltransferase: MNTIPNRYVLAITGASGMPYALKLIQELKKNPGLELHLIISNAAKDILPMESRGWEKIVTLADHAYAQDQLTAPMASGSWLHHGMVVCPCSMATLAAIANGLGNNLIHRAADVCLKENRPLVLVPRETPLNAIHLQNMCKAQQAGAVILPPSPGFYHQPQTIDDLISQIVSRIMDHLGIENNIFKRWGTEMFEFKV; this comes from the coding sequence ATGAACACAATACCAAATAGATACGTTCTGGCCATAACCGGAGCCAGTGGCATGCCTTATGCCCTAAAGCTCATCCAGGAGCTCAAAAAAAATCCTGGCCTGGAGCTGCATCTTATTATTTCCAATGCGGCCAAAGATATTTTGCCTATGGAGTCACGTGGTTGGGAAAAGATAGTAACCCTTGCAGATCACGCTTATGCCCAGGATCAACTGACCGCTCCTATGGCCAGTGGCTCCTGGCTGCATCATGGGATGGTTGTCTGTCCCTGTTCTATGGCAACTTTGGCGGCCATAGCCAATGGCCTTGGCAACAATCTTATTCACCGCGCTGCAGATGTGTGTCTGAAAGAAAACAGACCCCTTGTTTTGGTTCCCAGAGAAACTCCTTTAAACGCCATCCATTTGCAGAATATGTGCAAAGCTCAACAGGCCGGGGCGGTTATCCTTCCCCCTTCCCCGGGATTCTACCACCAGCCGCAGACTATTGATGATTTGATTAGCCAAATTGTCAGCAGAATTATGGATCACCTAGGTATAGAGAATAATATTTTTAAGCGTTGGGGAACAGAGATGTTTGAGTTTAAAGTTTAA
- a CDS encoding methyl-accepting chemotaxis protein gives MHKKNCWQWLFFCFASVLSYLSGYATLFIQNKYNLHYCWFFILFILLIFCIASLLKRKYEEDNNEKEEKEKKAFQLIQKNLKNLNIVIDKALKSLNCNDFNDNQQIVLQCCCNGSEKSIEYNYILSNLYEISSILEIFIDRVNHIVVLKHQLDANHAQELTSLTNQYATMEQIIKQIVNELALINKIIVMQQISITDNTDEAAKEIISQLNSIDNAVQTILTIARDGIEQINQIVAQVSDKGATTWNDLISSLTSHVYDQMQTITDNIANVQSVFSEVKNLEKLIDEVKHIADQTKLLSLNAAIEAARAGEAGRGFAVVADEVHKLSSQSHATAEKMNKMIMGLIESIEKRLKNIMAEATKQQWEKAFETIKNQLNQLFEVNEKTNSICSQTMGKMQEQTSLAADMIMEALSSIQFQDIIRQKTENIQQLLNEVNDYFNNLTEAIGTQEPSEIAALPMPSADQLKKKYKMAAERKTHAYATGESYSLDEDDGPSIELF, from the coding sequence GTGCACAAGAAAAATTGTTGGCAATGGCTTTTTTTCTGCTTTGCATCTGTATTATCATATCTTAGTGGATATGCAACCTTATTCATCCAAAATAAATATAATCTGCACTATTGCTGGTTTTTTATATTATTTATCTTGTTGATATTTTGTATTGCTTCACTATTAAAAAGGAAGTATGAAGAAGATAATAATGAAAAAGAGGAAAAAGAAAAGAAAGCGTTTCAGCTAATACAAAAAAATCTAAAAAATTTAAATATTGTTATAGACAAAGCGCTCAAATCGTTAAACTGTAATGATTTTAATGACAATCAACAGATAGTATTGCAATGCTGCTGCAATGGTAGTGAAAAAAGTATAGAGTATAACTATATTTTGTCTAATTTATATGAGATTTCATCAATTTTAGAAATTTTTATTGATAGGGTTAATCATATTGTAGTATTAAAACATCAGCTTGATGCCAACCATGCTCAGGAACTCACATCGTTGACCAACCAATATGCCACTATGGAACAAATCATAAAACAAATAGTTAACGAACTAGCTCTCATTAACAAGATTATTGTCATGCAACAAATTTCTATTACAGATAACACTGACGAAGCTGCCAAAGAAATTATCTCTCAATTAAACTCCATTGACAATGCAGTCCAGACTATTCTGACCATCGCTCGTGATGGCATTGAACAAATAAATCAAATCGTTGCCCAGGTATCTGACAAAGGAGCAACAACTTGGAATGATTTGATAAGTTCTCTTACCAGTCATGTTTATGACCAAATGCAGACTATTACCGACAATATAGCCAATGTTCAATCTGTATTCTCCGAAGTCAAGAATTTAGAAAAATTAATTGATGAAGTTAAACATATTGCTGACCAGACAAAACTGCTTTCCTTAAACGCCGCAATAGAGGCGGCTCGCGCTGGTGAGGCAGGCAGAGGTTTTGCAGTGGTGGCTGATGAAGTGCACAAGCTCTCCAGTCAGTCTCATGCAACAGCAGAGAAAATGAACAAAATGATTATGGGCCTTATAGAAAGCATAGAAAAACGTTTAAAAAATATTATGGCTGAAGCAACAAAACAGCAGTGGGAAAAAGCATTTGAGACCATCAAAAATCAGCTTAACCAGCTTTTTGAAGTCAACGAAAAAACCAACAGCATCTGCTCTCAGACAATGGGAAAGATGCAAGAACAAACTTCCCTGGCTGCGGATATGATCATGGAAGCCTTAAGTAGCATCCAGTTCCAGGACATCATCAGGCAAAAAACAGAAAATATCCAGCAGCTGTTAAATGAGGTAAACGATTATTTTAACAACCTGACAGAAGCCATTGGCACTCAGGAACCCTCAGAAATTGCTGCCCTGCCCATGCCCTCGGCAGATCAACTCAAGAAAAAATACAAGATGGCTGCTGAACGTAAGACCCACGCTTATGCCACAGGTGAAAGCTATTCACTTGATGAAGACGACGGTCCATCAATAGAACTATTTTAA
- a CDS encoding Maf family protein, which produces MYSELLPQGPFRGEMDLVLASKSPRRQALLSLLGLNFYVLPSKIKEPPPKPGQNPEQYATYLAGLKAEDVCQQRPDSLILAADTIVVLNGDILGKPRSETQAIEMLKNLSGQTHEVITAVVLVHKQKQINISFACKSFVTMAKFSEEVLKSYVQTKEPLDKAGAYGIQGVGAFLVQRINGSYTNVVGLPLTELVEHLEKVGAIRLASDISQNQR; this is translated from the coding sequence ATGTATAGTGAATTACTCCCGCAAGGTCCATTTCGGGGCGAAATGGACCTTGTGCTGGCCTCAAAGTCTCCGCGCAGACAGGCTCTGCTTTCCTTACTGGGTCTAAATTTCTATGTTCTGCCCAGCAAAATCAAAGAGCCTCCGCCAAAGCCCGGACAAAACCCAGAGCAATACGCGACGTACCTCGCCGGGCTTAAGGCTGAAGATGTATGCCAGCAAAGGCCCGATAGCCTTATTCTGGCAGCAGACACCATTGTAGTCCTCAACGGAGATATCCTGGGCAAGCCCAGATCAGAGACCCAGGCCATTGAAATGCTAAAAAATCTATCCGGCCAGACACATGAAGTAATCACCGCAGTAGTGCTCGTGCACAAACAAAAGCAAATCAACATCTCCTTTGCCTGTAAATCTTTTGTAACTATGGCCAAGTTTTCCGAAGAGGTGCTAAAGAGCTATGTGCAGACCAAAGAACCTCTGGACAAGGCCGGAGCGTACGGTATCCAGGGCGTAGGAGCTTTTTTAGTGCAAAGAATCAATGGTTCCTATACCAATGTGGTTGGCCTGCCCTTGACCGAGCTTGTAGAGCACCTTGAAAAAGTCGGGGCGATTAGATTAGCCTCTGATATCTCCCAAAACCAACGCTAA
- a CDS encoding phosphatidylglycerophosphatase A family protein, with protein MWIKLATLGPIGHLPKAPGTWGSLAATLLAPFTFIPLSFPLKILVLVIIFFLGAYSASLAEKSYNYKDPGCVIIDELLGQWVTFLTLTQRTWFTLLVGFFLFRAFDILKPFPIRKSEQWLKNGFGIMIDDLLAGIYAGLCLFIIIRIT; from the coding sequence ATGTGGATAAAGTTGGCCACTCTTGGCCCTATAGGTCATCTACCTAAAGCCCCAGGTACATGGGGTTCTTTAGCTGCCACTCTCCTTGCCCCCTTCACCTTTATCCCCTTGAGTTTCCCCCTTAAAATTCTCGTTTTGGTGATAATCTTTTTTCTCGGCGCTTATTCAGCCAGCCTGGCTGAAAAGAGCTACAACTACAAAGATCCGGGGTGCGTAATTATTGATGAATTGCTCGGACAATGGGTTACTTTTTTGACCTTAACTCAAAGAACCTGGTTCACGCTCCTTGTGGGGTTCTTTCTTTTTCGTGCTTTTGACATCTTAAAACCCTTCCCCATTCGCAAATCCGAGCAATGGCTCAAAAATGGATTCGGAATCATGATTGATGATCTTTTAGCAGGGATTTATGCCGGACTTTGTTTGTTCATAATAATCAGAATTACTTAA
- the lpdA gene encoding dihydrolipoyl dehydrogenase, protein MQYELVIIGAGPGGYAACLKGAKNGLKTALIEAGSLGGTCLNRGCIPTKLFLGATEPIAGLKAQQRLRLASGEIKIDLKKLQQRKKSLVSATHKAMAASLKKLGVDLISGQARLLNSSTLEVFGEDKLNIKFDRLIIATGSKNADLPGLKPDHKNILDSNDILDLESVPETLAVIGAGAIGIELGQFFSRLGSKIFLIEAKDRIVPTEDPEISRELEKILKREKWVIKTKTLVQKLESSADGVSLHLPDEEIQVDKCLVAIGRKPNSENLGLDSANIETFGPGWIKTNDYLQAAPNIYAIGDVNGLTLLAHAASDQGEYCIDHIMGHNKKPYPQNPVPACIYGSPEIIRAGLNTSQLEAQGKQFTVTKANLIANPIAQAHGAGHGLIKVFWSEDRVVGISAIGHNVSHLITLAQIIVDQAWTREEVSKHIFAHPTLDESLKEALLNV, encoded by the coding sequence ATGCAATACGAATTAGTAATCATTGGCGCAGGCCCAGGTGGTTATGCAGCTTGCCTTAAAGGTGCAAAAAACGGATTAAAAACAGCCCTGATTGAGGCCGGCTCCTTGGGTGGAACTTGCTTGAACCGTGGTTGTATCCCTACCAAGCTTTTCTTAGGTGCAACCGAACCCATTGCCGGCCTAAAAGCACAACAAAGGCTGCGCCTGGCCTCCGGCGAAATTAAAATCGACCTGAAAAAACTGCAGCAGCGCAAAAAAAGCCTGGTTTCAGCCACGCACAAGGCCATGGCGGCCAGTTTAAAAAAGCTTGGCGTGGATTTAATTTCCGGTCAGGCCAGATTATTAAATTCTTCAACCCTGGAAGTCTTTGGGGAAGATAAGCTTAATATAAAGTTTGACCGTTTGATCATTGCCACAGGCTCTAAAAATGCGGACCTGCCGGGCCTAAAGCCTGATCACAAAAACATTCTCGATTCCAATGATATTTTAGACCTTGAGTCTGTCCCGGAAACTTTAGCCGTCATTGGTGCTGGTGCAATAGGCATTGAGCTCGGACAGTTCTTTAGCCGTTTGGGAAGTAAAATATTTCTCATTGAAGCTAAAGACAGGATTGTTCCCACTGAAGACCCGGAGATATCGAGGGAACTGGAGAAAATTTTAAAAAGGGAAAAATGGGTTATAAAAACCAAGACCCTTGTTCAAAAGCTGGAAAGCAGTGCAGATGGCGTATCTCTCCACCTGCCTGACGAAGAAATTCAGGTAGACAAGTGTTTAGTTGCTATTGGCCGCAAACCCAATAGTGAAAATTTAGGCCTGGACAGTGCAAATATTGAAACCTTTGGCCCAGGCTGGATTAAAACCAACGACTATTTGCAAGCTGCACCCAATATCTATGCTATTGGCGATGTCAATGGCCTCACTCTTCTCGCCCATGCAGCCTCAGATCAGGGAGAATACTGTATTGACCATATTATGGGTCATAACAAAAAACCCTATCCTCAAAATCCGGTTCCAGCCTGTATTTACGGTTCTCCGGAAATTATTCGGGCAGGCCTTAACACCTCGCAACTTGAGGCCCAAGGCAAACAATTTACTGTTACCAAAGCCAATTTGATAGCCAATCCCATTGCCCAGGCACATGGTGCTGGACATGGTTTGATCAAGGTGTTCTGGTCTGAAGACAGGGTGGTGGGCATTAGTGCTATAGGCCACAATGTCTCCCATCTCATCACCCTGGCCCAAATCATTGTCGATCAGGCCTGGACAAGAGAAGAGGTGTCTAAACACATTTTTGCTCATCCAACTCTAGATGAAAGTTTGAAAGAAGCACTTTTAAATGTATAG
- a CDS encoding NERD domain-containing protein codes for MHILLNQFFSIFLYILPVVIVIAFLKSPYFKGKLGEFLVNISAYFALDKNQYHILKNITINDHNATTQIDHIIVSNYGIFVIETKNMKGWIFGGLNQKIWTQKIYKHTNKFQNPLHQNYKHIKVLERLLNLPEHYFHSIVVFVGDSEFKTQMPENVIYGWNYINYIKSKKYILLSDEEVLNIISTIKKFQLKPSIITDIQHVNNLKKAYSTNSTTCPKCGDQLVRRIAKTGRFKGKEFIGCTNYPKCKFIRNIDNELSN; via the coding sequence ATGCATATTTTGCTTAATCAATTTTTTTCCATATTTCTATATATTCTTCCTGTTGTAATAGTTATTGCTTTCTTAAAATCGCCTTATTTTAAAGGCAAATTGGGAGAATTTCTAGTTAATATTTCTGCATATTTTGCACTTGATAAAAATCAGTATCATATCTTAAAAAATATAACCATCAATGATCACAATGCTACGACTCAAATTGACCATATAATCGTTTCCAATTATGGTATTTTTGTTATAGAAACTAAAAACATGAAAGGATGGATATTTGGTGGTCTAAACCAAAAAATATGGACACAAAAAATATATAAACATACAAATAAATTTCAAAATCCATTACATCAAAATTACAAGCATATCAAAGTCCTTGAAAGGTTATTAAATCTTCCTGAACATTATTTTCATTCTATTGTTGTTTTCGTTGGCGATAGCGAATTTAAAACACAAATGCCTGAAAATGTTATTTATGGATGGAACTATATTAACTATATAAAATCTAAAAAATATATATTGTTATCTGATGAAGAAGTCCTAAATATTATTAGCACTATTAAAAAATTTCAATTAAAACCTTCCATAATAACAGATATACAACATGTAAACAATTTAAAAAAAGCATATTCTACCAACTCAACTACTTGTCCTAAATGTGGCGATCAACTGGTTAGACGTATTGCAAAAACAGGCCGGTTTAAAGGTAAAGAATTTATAGGATGCACCAATTATCCAAAATGCAAGTTTATTCGTAATATAGACAACGAATTGAGTAATTAA
- a CDS encoding chemotaxis protein CheX, with the protein MDDKVKQIIKQFVDAVVNVLGTMAMVEVKPGKPYVKKDHTARGDVSGVIGFSSPNGKNKGTMSVTFTEQSALGIIGNLLGEQYSEVSQDIIDAVGELTNMICGQARKGLADIGMPFEGAIPSVVTGKNHSISHVSSSAVLAIPFTTQFGDLTVEVCFA; encoded by the coding sequence ATGGACGATAAGGTCAAGCAGATCATCAAGCAATTCGTTGATGCCGTAGTTAATGTATTAGGGACAATGGCAATGGTCGAAGTTAAACCGGGAAAGCCTTATGTAAAAAAAGACCACACTGCTAGAGGTGATGTCTCGGGGGTGATTGGCTTTTCCAGCCCTAATGGCAAAAACAAAGGGACAATGTCGGTTACCTTTACAGAACAAAGCGCCCTGGGGATAATCGGAAATCTGCTGGGCGAGCAGTACTCAGAAGTTTCACAGGATATTATTGATGCGGTAGGTGAGCTAACAAATATGATTTGCGGTCAGGCCCGAAAGGGACTGGCCGATATTGGCATGCCATTTGAGGGTGCCATCCCTTCAGTCGTTACCGGAAAAAACCACTCTATTAGCCACGTGTCTAGTTCGGCTGTCCTGGCCATCCCTTTTACTACCCAGTTTGGAGATCTCACTGTGGAAGTTTGTTTTGCCTGA
- a CDS encoding MucR family transcriptional regulator, whose amino-acid sequence MEDSLKQALEIVKAQAGVRVMSAEEMVSMIGAIAESISKVGKAEIKEEKPPVDPQKAIREKSVICLECGKAFKVLTKKHLASHDLTPEEYKEKWGYKKGISLVAKSLARERRKKMQSMKLWEKRKMSKGLA is encoded by the coding sequence ATGGAAGATAGTCTAAAACAGGCCTTGGAGATTGTTAAAGCTCAGGCAGGCGTGCGTGTTATGTCAGCGGAAGAGATGGTTTCCATGATAGGGGCCATTGCTGAAAGTATTAGCAAAGTGGGCAAGGCAGAGATTAAGGAGGAGAAGCCACCTGTTGATCCCCAAAAAGCCATTCGTGAAAAGAGTGTTATTTGTCTTGAGTGTGGTAAGGCATTCAAGGTGCTGACCAAAAAACACTTGGCTTCACATGACCTTACTCCAGAGGAATACAAGGAAAAGTGGGGTTATAAGAAAGGTATTTCCTTAGTAGCTAAAAGTTTGGCCAGGGAGAGGCGTAAAAAAATGCAAAGCATGAAGCTTTGGGAAAAGAGAAAGATGAGTAAAGGGTTAGCCTAA
- a CDS encoding metal-dependent hydrolase: MGNKLTWHGHANFEIATPKLNILIDPWFEGNPSAVSKSSSLSKVDLVLVTHDHGDHMGQAIEICKQTGAHLGAIVEVAKHCIAQGISQDKVLNGIGFNIGGSIDFNSVKITMVQAFHSCERGFPVGYIVTLEDGYTIYHAGDTAIFSSMELWGQLFDIDLALLPIGGVFTMDPRQAALACKLLKCKKVVPMHWGSFPVLEKDTKNFQAALKEYAPQTELLEMSPGQTVEL, encoded by the coding sequence ATGGGCAACAAACTTACCTGGCATGGTCATGCTAATTTTGAGATCGCTACTCCCAAGTTAAATATCCTCATTGACCCATGGTTTGAGGGCAATCCTTCTGCTGTGAGCAAATCTTCTTCTTTAAGTAAAGTGGATCTGGTTCTGGTCACTCATGACCATGGCGATCATATGGGGCAGGCCATTGAAATATGTAAACAGACAGGGGCTCATCTTGGCGCCATTGTGGAGGTTGCCAAACATTGCATTGCTCAAGGGATTAGTCAGGACAAAGTTCTTAATGGCATCGGTTTTAATATTGGTGGAAGCATTGATTTTAATTCCGTAAAAATCACCATGGTCCAGGCATTTCACTCCTGTGAACGAGGCTTCCCCGTAGGCTATATCGTAACACTCGAAGATGGCTATACAATTTATCATGCCGGGGACACAGCTATTTTTTCCAGTATGGAGTTATGGGGCCAGCTCTTTGACATTGATTTGGCTTTGCTCCCCATTGGGGGGGTGTTTACCATGGACCCCAGGCAGGCAGCATTGGCCTGTAAACTTCTAAAATGTAAAAAAGTGGTTCCCATGCACTGGGGATCTTTTCCTGTTCTGGAAAAAGATACGAAAAATTTTCAAGCAGCACTCAAAGAATATGCCCCCCAGACAGAATTGCTGGAAATGTCTCCGGGTCAGACCGTTGAGTTGTAA